The DNA window GGACCGTCGCGTCGGCCAGCGTGCTCAGGAAATGCTCCAGATGCTCGCCCGGCGAGTAGGTCACCGTCACCACGGCCAGCTTCGAACTCACGCGGGCAAGCCTAGCCGGAATGCCCCGCTCGTCCTCATCCGAGCCGCGCCAGCGCGTCGGCGAGCGCGTCCCGCCACGGCCGCAGCGGGGTCAGTCCGGCGGCCTCCCACGACCGCGGGGAGAGCACCGAGTACGCAGGCCGCGGTGCGGGCCGGACGAACTCGGCGCTCGAGCACGCGCGCACCCGCTCGGGGTCGGCGCCGACCTCGGCGAAGACCGCCCGCGCCAGGTCGAACCAGGTCGCCGAACCGGCGTTGGTCGCGTGCAGCGTGGGGACGCCACGGCCACCGGTGCGGGCGAGCTCGAGCAGGCCCGCCGCGAGATCCACCGCGTAGGTGGGCGATCCGAGCTGGTCGTCGACCACCTGCACGGTCTCGCGCTCGCGTTCGAGCCGCAGCATGGTCGCGACGAAGTCGCTGTCGGCGCCGGTGTACACCCACGCCGTCCGCACGACCTGCGCGTCGGGCAGCGCCCGCCGCACGGCCTGCTCCCCCGCCAGCTTGGTCCGCCCGTACGCGCTCCGCGGACCGGTGGCGTCGTCGGCCTCGTAGGGCGCGTGCGCGTCCCCGGGGAACACGTAGTCCGTGGAGACGTGGATCAGCCCGGCGCCCGCCCGCGCACACGCCTCGGCGACGTTGCGCGCGCCGCGCTCGTTGACCGCGGCGGCGGCCGCCTCGTCCGACTCGGCCGCGTCGACGGCCGTGTAGGCGGCGCAGTTCACCACGACGGATCCGGGCTCGACCCACGAGTCGACCGCCTCGCGGTCGGTGATGTCGAGCTCGGCCGACCCGACACCGACCGCCGACACGCCCGCGGCCTCGGCACATTGCAACAGCCGGGCGCCGAGTTGTCCCCGCGCACCCGTGACCAGAATCCTTCGCACAGCGACCGAGTCTGGCACGCCGAGTGCCGCCATGCCTTGTCGAAGCGCAATCCCCAGTAGCCTTGTCGCCAGTATGAGAATCGACCGCCAGGGAGGCGCACGCGTGCCACAGGAGCCCACCGCACGGCAGGTGCCGCGTCCACCGGCCCCCGCTTCCCGCATCCAGATCGCCGTCGCGGTCGCGGCGGTGCTCGTGTTGGTGGTCACCGGGTTCGCTTGGCGCAGTGTCGATTCCCTCCGATCGAGCCTGGCCACCATCGGGGACCTCGGGCTCGGCGGCGGCAAGGACGGCGCGGTGGACATCCTGCTGGTGGGCACCGACAGCCGCACCGACGCGCACGGAAACCCGCTGAGCGAGTCGGAACTCGCGTCGCTGCGTGCCGGCGAGGAGGTGGCGTCGAACACCGACACCATCATCCTGGTCCGGGTCCCCAACGACGGCAGCTCGGCCACCGCGATCTCCATCCCGCGCGATGCGTACGTCGACGTGCCCGGCATCGGCAAGTCGAAGATCAACGCCGCGTACGGCGCCACCAAGGAGAGTGAGCGCCAGGAGCTCGTCGAGGACGGCAAGTCGGAGTCCGAGGCCGAGAAGCAGTCCACGAAGGCCGGCCGCGAGGCGCTCATCAAGTCGGTCGCGAATCTCACCGGCATCACGGTCGACCACTACGCGGAGATCGGCCTGCTCGGATTCGTCCTGCTCACCGACGCGGTCGGCGGCGTCGACGTGTGCCTCAACGCGGCTGTCGACGAACCACTCTCGGGTGCCCGGTTCACCGCCGGCGAGCAGACCCTCAACGGTTCCAATGCGCTCAGCTTCGTCCGTCAGCGGCACGACCTGCCCCGCGGCGACCTCGACCGCATCGTCCGGCAGCAGGTGTTCATGGCCTCGCTCGTCCGGCAGGTCCTCAGCGCCAAGACGCTGACCAACCCGGGCAAGCTGAACCAGCTCTCCACCGCCGTGCAGCGTTCGGTGGTCCTCGATTCGGACTGGGACATCATCGACTTCGCGACCCAGCTGCAGGACCTGGCAGGCGGCAACGTCAAGTTCGAGACCATTCCGGTCGTCGACATCAACGGCATGACCGACTACGGCGAGTCGATCGTCCAGGTCGACCCGAAGGCCGTGCGCAAGTACGTCGCCGGGCTCGTCGGAGCGGAGGCGCCCGACGACTCCGCCGACGACGCCTCGACGACGTCGTCCACGGTGCCCACCACGATGCCCGACATCGACGTCTCGTCGGTCACCGTCGACGTCGCCAACGACAGCAGCATCAGCGGTCTGGCCGCGAGTGTCGGCGACATCCTCGCGGCCGAGGGATTCGCGCTCGGCGACGTCGGCAACAACACCGGCACCTCGGTGACCCGCACGGCCGTGTACGCGAAGAAGGCGGACAGCGAAGCCGCGCAGGCGGTCTCGGTGACGCTCGGCGGCCTGCCCGTCGAGGAGGACTCGTCGCTGGCGTCCGGTGAGGTCCGCGTCGTGCTCGCCGGCGACTACAAGAGCCCCACCGGATCGTCGTCCACGTCGGACGGTGTCTCGAGTGCCGGCACCTCCCCCACCCCCGTCGAACCGGGCCCCGCGATCGACGCCGGGAACAAGGGCCCACACTGTGTGAACTGAGCCGACCCGGAGCGGGCGCCCGCCCGCTCCGGCCCGACGAACGGACGACACCCGTGCCCAATCTGACCACCGCGCTGCTCGACCCGATCCTCGCCGCCGATCCGGCCGGGCCGCGGATCACCTACTACGACGACGCCACCGGTGAGCGCATCGAACTGTCGGCGGTCACGCTCGCCAACTGGGCGGCCAAGACCGCGAACTTGCTGGCCGACGAGTTCGGGCTGCTGCCCGGGGCCCGGGTCGCGGTGCTGCTGCCGGCGCACTGGCAGACCGCCGCGGTGCTGCTGGGCGCGTGGTGGGCCGGGCTCGAGGTCACGCTCGACGCCGACCCGGACGCCGAGGCCGCGCTCGTCACGGCCGACCGCCTGGGCGACGTCGCCGACGTCGCCGAGGTCGCGGTGCTGTCGCTGGACGCCTTCGGCCGTCCGGCCCCGGATCTGCCGGTGGGGGTCACCGACTACGCGACCGCGGTGCGCGTGCACGGCGACCAGTTCCGGGCCGTGGCCGGAACCGGTGCCGCGCTCGACGGTCGCAGTGTCGACGACGTCGTGGCCGCGGCCCGCGCCGCCGCCGGCGAGCAGCACGTCGGGGCCGGCGACCGGGTGCTCTCGACGCGCCGTTGGCCCACCGCGGACGACGTCGTGACCGGACTGCTGTCGATACTCGCGGTGGGCGCCTCGCTGGTGCAGGTCTCGAATCCCGATGCGGGGGCGATGGAGCGCCGCGTCGTGTCCGAGAAGGTCACCACCCAACTGGCCGGGTGACGCGACGGCGCGGTCTCACGCCAGCGCCGCCACCGGCGCCGTCCCGGCCGCCCGCCGGGCCGGGAGCAGGGCGGCGATCACGCCGGCGAGTCCGCCGCCCGCGACGATCGCGGCGAGCGTCAACCACGGCAGCGTGCCCAGTTGGAGGTCGTCGAACCCGAACAGTGCCGCCGACCCGGTGATCCCGAACGCCAATCCCAGCACCACGCCCAACGCGGCCGCGACGCCCGCGATCAGCAGCGCCTCCCACAGCAGCAGCGACCGCAGACCCGAGCGCGTCAGCCCGAGCGCCCGCAGCAGACCCGATTCGCGGCGCCGTTCGAGCACCGACAGCGCCATCGTGTTGCCGACGCCGATCAGTGCGATCACCACGGCCACCGACAGCAGACCCGCGACGATCAGCAGCAGGGTGTCGAGCACGGTGTCCAGCGTCGCGCGCATCGCGAGCGAGCCGCCCACCTCGCTGCCCGGCGCCATCCGGTCCGCCAGCGAGGTGATCTCGTCCTGGACCGCCCGGCCGTCGGCGCCGAGCCCGTCGGACAACCGGATCCACAGCTGGTCGTCGACCACCTGCGACGACAACGCCGCCAGCGTGCGGCGATCCAGCAGGACCGGGGCACCGTCCACACCGGTGCCCACCGTCACCTCGCTGCGTCCGGCGTTGCCGCTCAGCACCACCCGGTCGCCGGCGGCGAGGCCGGAGCGGCGGCGCTCGTCCGGCCCCAGCAGCAACTGACCCGCCGCGGGCAGGTCGATGTCGGTGCGCAGCGTCGCCCGCACCGCCGCGACGTCCACTCCCACCGCCGAGAGCGCGGTGCCGTCCGGCAGCGTGACCTCCGCGGTCCCCAGCGGCGCCGCGGCCGCGACGCCGTCGAGGCGCCGTACCGTGTCGATGAACTCGGCCGGCAGTCCGGGCGCGGTGTGCGAGGCGACGGTCACGTCCACCGGGAACTGGTCGTCGACCGCGCCGGGCGCGCTGGCCTTGGTGACCGCGATACCCACGACGAGGGTGCTGGTGAGCGTGACGCCGATGAGCAGCGCGGTCGCGGTTGCCGCCGTGCGCCGCGGGTTGCGGCCGGCGTTACCGGCGGCGAGCAGGCCCACCGGGCCGCCGAACCGTCCCACCACTGCGCCCACCCCGGCGACCACCGCCGGCACGATCCGTTGACTCAGCACCACGATCGCGACGAACGTCAGGAGCCCGCCAGCACACGCGATCAGGACCTGCGCGCCCGCCACCCCGGCGGCGAGGATGCCCACGCCGGCGAGGAGCGCGGCCGTGCCCCCGATCCGCCGGCTGCGCGAGACCGCGACGGCCTCGGGTGCCGACTCGAGGGGCTGCAGTGCCGCCAGCGGCGACACCCGGGTCGCGGCCCGTCCGGGCGCCGACGCGGCCACCATCGTCATCGCCACCCCGACGGCGATGCCGACGAGCACCGTCACCGGGGTGACGCTCACACCGTGCAGCGGAATCGGCACGTCGGCGGCCGTCGCGAGTCGGGCCACCGCCCACGCGGCCAGGACGCCCAGCCCCACGCCCAGCACCGAGGCGACGACGCCCACCCCGGCCGCCTCGACGCGGACGCTGCCGCGGACCTGCGTCGCCGTCGCACCCACACAGCGCAGCAGCGCCAGTTCCCGGGTCCGCGCGGCCAGCAGCACCGCGAACGTGTTGGCGATGACCAGACCCGCGACCACCACCGCGATCGCCCCGAACGCGAGCAGCACGCTCGCCAGCAGGTCCGCATCGCCCAGGAACCGCTGCGAGGCCAACTCTGCTTGTCGGGCACCAGTTTCCACGGTGGCGTCCGCGGGAAGGAACGAGCGCAGCCGCTCCGCCAGTTGCGTCTGCGACAGGCTGCCGTCGCCGGCGACGCGGATCTCGTGGCTGCCGACGCCGCCGGTCCACGCGTTCAGCTGTGCGGTGGTGGCGTACACCGTGGTGCCGTCCAGCTGCTGCGCGGTCCCGGCGAGGTCGATCCGGCCCACCACCGTCGCGACGGCGGCCGTCGTCCGCTCGCCGCCGAGCGCGGTCACCGTGACCTCGCCGCCGAGCGGGATGCCCGCGGACGTGGGGACCGCGACCTCGCCGAGTGCGGCGGGAAACCGCCCGTCCGACAGCCGCTGCCAGCGCAGCCCCGGATCCTCGGACAGCGAGACCGCCGAACCCCACGACGCGCTCTCCCCGGGGCGTCCGACCTTGGCGCTCGCCGCGATGTCGTCGGCCACCGCCCGCACCCCCGGAACCGCCGCGACCGCGGCCGCGTCGACGGGCCCGGTGACGACGGCGTCCGTGGTGGCGTACTGCCCGGCCAGCGAATCGGTCACCCCGTCCTCGACGGTGGAGTTGAGCGCCAGGGTGGCGACGATGAACGCCACCGCGATGACGACCGCGAGCACCGAGGCGACGTACCGTCCGGCGTGTGCGCGCATCTGCGCCCAGGCCAGCCCGCGCATCAGCGTGCCCCGCTGAGGTCGTCGGCGCCCAGCGACCGCATCGTCTCGATGACTGAATCCGTTGTCGGGCGGTCGATCTCGCCGGCGATGCTGCCGTCGGCGAGGAGCACGACCCGGTCGGCGTAGGACGCGGCGACCGGATCGTGCGTCACCATGACCACGGTCTGACCGGTCTCACGCACGCTCGACCGCAACAGATCCAGCACCTCGGCGCCCGTGCGGGAGTCGAGGTTGCCGGTGGGCTCGTCGGCGAAGATCACGTCTGGTTGCGGCAGCAGCGCACGTGCCACCGCGACCCGCTGCTGCTGCCCGCCGGACAGCTCGTGCGGACGGTGCCCGAGCCGGTCGGCGAGCCCCAGCCGGCGCACCACCTCGTCGCGCCAGCCCTGTTCGGGCACCCGTCCGGCCAGGCGCAACGGCAGCAGCATGTTCTCCTCGGCCGAGAGCACCGGCAGCAGGTTGAACGCCTGGAACACGAATCCGATGCGCTCACGGCGCAGTTCGGTCAGCTCCCGGTCCCCCAGCGCCGTGATCTCGGTGCCACCCACGTGCACGGTCCCGGCCGTCGCGACGTCGAGGCCGGCCAGACAGTGCATCAGCGTCGACTTGCCCGACCCGGACGGGCCCATGATCGCCGTGAAGACCCCGGACCCGAAGTCGACGTCGACACCGCGCAGCGCCTGGACCGCGGTGTCGCCGGTGCCGTACGTCCTGGTCAGGCCCCGGGCCCACACCTTCTCGTCACCAATTCTCATGCCCTCGACGCTATGGCCGGGCCCGGGTGTTCCACATCGGCGCGCGGAGCGATCTGCAACCGCGCCGGCGTCATCCCCGGGTAGGACGCCGCATCAGACCCCACGGCGATCGACGGGGCGGGCGGTGCTCAGTCGGCGCCGAGCAGATCCTGCGGCCGGACCAGACCCACCTGGAAGGCGTACACCACGGCCTGCACGCGGTCTCGGGACCCCGTCTTCGAGAGCACCCGTCCCACATGGGTTTTGACGGTGGCCTCGGAGACGCAGAACTTCGCGGCGATCTCGGTGTTCGACAGTCCGTGGGCCATCGCCGCGAGCACCTCGATCTCGCGGGGTGTCAGGTCGTCCGGAAGCGACGGCTGCACCGAGTGGCCCAGCAGCGGCCCCACGTGCTGCAGCAGCTTGCGGGTGGACCGGGCCTCGATGACGGCGTCGCCGCGGTGGACGGTGCGGATGGCCTCCAGCAGCTCCTCGGGCGGGACGTCCTTGAGCAGGAAGCCGCTGGCGCCCGCACTGATCGCGGACATCACGTACTCGTCGTTCTCGAACGTGGTGAGCACCACCACCTTCGGTGACTGCTCGGGTTCGGTGAGCCGCCGGGTGGCCTCGATGCCGTCCATGTTCGGCATCTGGACGTCCATCAGCACGACGTCGACGGCGGTGCGCGACAGCACGTCGAGGGCGGCGGTGCCGTCGGACGCCTCGAGCACCACCTCGAGGTCCGGCTGCGAGTCGATCACCATGCGGAACCCGGCGCGCACGAGTTGCTGGTCGTCGACGAGGGCCACGCGGATCATGTCGTCCAGCCTAGGGCGCGGAGTACGGCAGCCGGCCCCGCACCCGGTATCCGCCGCCCGCGACGGGTGCGGCCACCAGGGAGCCGCCGTGCAGCTTGGCCCGCTCGGTCATCCCGATCACGCCCTGGCCACCCGGGGACGCCTCGATGAGGGCCGCCGCGCCGCCCCGGCCGTCGTCGGTGACGACGAGTTCGAGTTCGCTTGTGCCCCAGTCCACGTCGACGCAGGCGTGGGCACCGGGGCCGGCGTGCTTGAGCACGTTCGTCAGCGACTCCTGCACGATCCGGTACGCGGTGAGCCCGGCACCGGCGGACAACTCCCGGGGCGGGCCGGTCACCCGCAGCACGACGTCCAGGCCGCCGCGCTGCAGCTCGGCCACCAGCGCGGGGATGTCGGTGGCGCCGGGCACCGCGGCGAACTCGCGGGGACGATCCTCGCGCAGCACCGACAGCAGCGCGCGCATGTCGGTGAGCGCCTGTCGCCCGGTCGCGGCGATCGTCTCGAGCGCGGTCACGGCCGCCTGCGGATCCTTCGCGGCGCTGTAGCGACCGCCGTCCGCCTGCGCGATGACGACCGTGAGCGAGTGCGCGACGATGTCGTGCATCTCCCGCGCGATGCGGGTGCGTTCGCCCAGCGCCGCCAGTTCGGCCTCCTGCGCGCGTTCGAGTTCGAGCAGGCGTGCGCGTTCGGTGAGCCCCTCGATCTCCTTCATACGCACCCGGCGCAGATCACCGAACGCCCACACCGCCAGCACGAACACGACCAGGAACGTCGAGGTGATGACCGCCTGCTGCCAGCCGCGGCCCTCGTACGCGAAGTACTCGAGACCGCCGACGGCCGCGCCGCCGATCGCGATGAGCAGCGCGGTGTAGCTGGCCCACCGCGGCGTGTACGCGGCGAACGCGTACAACGCGATGGGCACGGCGATCACGCTGGGCAGCAGCATGTCGGGGATCAGCACCAGGTGCGCGATCGCGAACGCGGCCACGACGAAACCCGAGACGACGGTGCGCGACCGCCGCCACGCCAGCGGCACCGTCATGCCGAGCGAGACCACCGCGGCGGCCGCGCCGCCCCCGACGGCCGACACGAGGCACGCGAACGTCAGGAAGGCCGCCACCACGCGATCGATCCCGACCGCGTGGGCGGCGCTCCAGCGGTACCAGCGCTCGCTCAGCCGGTAACGGGCAGGGAATCCGGGCATGCGGTCAGCCTAGAACCCGCCCGGCCCCGCTCAGCCGAGCAGCTTGGCGCGCAGCGCCTCGTCCTTCTCCAGGACCATCTTCTCCAGGCCGGCCTGGAAGTCCGCCATCCGCTGCTGCAGGGCCGGATCGGACGCGCCCAGGATGCGCGCCGCCAGCAGACCGGCGTTGCGGGCGCCCCCGATCGACACGGTCGCGACCGGGACACCGGCCGGCATCTGCACGATCGACAGCAGCGAGTCCATGCCGTCGAGGTACTTCAGCGGAACCGGGACGCCGATCACCGGCAGCGGCGTCGCCGACGCCACCATGCCGGGAAGGTGCGCGGCGCCACCGGCGCCCGCGATGATCACCTTGAGTCCGCGCCCGGCCGCGTCCCGCGCGTAGTCGAGCATGCGCTGCGGGGTGCGGTGCGCCGACACGACGCCCACCTCGAAGCGGACACCGAACTCCGCGAGCGCCTCGGCGGCCGCCTCCATCGTCGGCCAATCCGAGTCGCTGCCCATGATCAGCCCGACGAGGGGCCCGTTCGATTCAGTCACTTGCCGTCCGCTCCTGTGTGATCGTTTCGGAATTGCCGTCGAGCCCGGTCAGGACCGACCGTGCTCGTCCCACCCGTCGGTCCATTCGGCGTGCGACAGCCAGTGCGCCGCCCGCTCGGCCCGCTCGCGCACCGCGGCCACGTACGCCGGGTCGTCGATCGAACCGGAGGCCGCGCCGAGCACGTTCACGTGCCCGATCTTGCGGTCCTTCCGCTCGCCCTTGCCGTACAGGTGCACCTTCGCGTCGGGCATCCGTGCGAACAGGTGGTGCAGACGCTCGTCCATGCTCATGGCAGGTGCCTCGGGCGCGCCCAGCACGTTCGCCATCACGGTGACGGGCGCGATCGGCGACGGATCGCCGAGCGGGTAGTCGAGGACCGCGCGCAGATGCTGCTCGAACTGCGACGTTCGCGCCCCGTCCTGCGTCCAGTGACCGGAGTTGTGCGGGCGCATCGCGAGTTCGTTCACGACCAGCGCGCCGTCGGTGGTCTCGAACAGCTCGACGGCCATCGAGCCGACGACACCCAACTCCGACGCCACGCGCAGCGCCAACTGCTCGGCCTCGGCGGACAGTTCCTTCGACAGCTGCGGCGCCGGCGCCAGCACCACCGCGCACTGGCCGCTCCGCTGCACGGTCTCGACGACCGGCCACGAGGCGCCCTGCCCGAACGGCGAGCGCGCGACCATCGCCGACAGCTCCCGGGTGAAGTCGACGGCCTGCTCGACCATGAGCTGCACGCCCCGGTCGAGCTGCTCGCTCACGATCGCCTCGGCCTCGTCGGAGTCGTCGGTGATCCACACGCCGCGCCCGTCGTAACCGCCGCGCACCGCCTTGATCACCACCGGCCAGCCGTGCTCGGCGCCGAATCGGACGACGTCCTCGGCCCACGTGACCTCCGCGAACGGCGGGACGGGCGCACCCATCTCGCTGAGCTTGCGGCGCATCGCCAGCTTGTCCTGCGCGTACACGAGCGCCTGCGGCGGCGGCTGCACGTTCACGCCCTCGGAGACCAGCACGTCGAGGTGCTCGGTGGGGACGTGTTCGTGATCGAACGTGAGGGCGTTGGAGCCGAGCGCAGCCTTGCGCAGCGCGGCGAGATCGGTGTGGCTGCCGAGCACGACGTCCGGGCTGACCTGCGCCGCGGGTTCGTCGAGGCTGCCCGCGAGCACCCGCAGGGTCTGTCCCAACTCGACGGCCGCCTGATGCGTCATGCGGGCGAGCTGGCCGCCGCCGACCATCGTCACCACGGGCATCCCGCTGGGCAGATCACGCGGCGGTGTGGGGCGAGCTTCGGTTTCAGATTTGCCGGTCACGACACACCATGGTGTCACGTCGGTGCGGGCCCGGTTCTGCCGAGGTCATCCGTCGTCGCAACCTGTGAAGAACCTGATAGATCGCGGTCCGCTGCAAACGCGACCGCCGCAGCTTCGTACAATACTTCGTTGTGTCTTTCGTCGACGCGGCGATGAGCCGAGTTCCCCAGCCCTTCCGGGCCGTCGTCCTCCGCCACCACGAGCTGATCAAGTTCGCAATCGTCGGCGGGACGACGATGGTGGTCGACCTCGCCTTCTTCTACACCCTCAGCCTCACGGTTCTCGAGCAGAAACCGGTGGTCGCGAAGATCTTCTCCGGTGTGGTCGCGACGATCCTGAGCTACATCCTCAACCGTGAGTGGTCGTTCAAGCACCGCGGTGGCCGCGAGCGCCACCACGAGGCGCTGCTGTTCTTCACGATCAGCGGCATCGGCGTCGTCATCGCCGCCGCCCCGCTGTGGATCGCCAACAACGTGTTCGACATCCGGTCGTCGGTGAGCTTCACGACGCTGATGATCGTCGACTTCGTCCTCAACTACATCATCGGCAACCTGCTGCAGATGGTGTTCCGGTTCTGGTCCTTCCGTCGCTGGGTGTTCCCCGAGGAGACGCCCCGCCACGAGGTCATCGACCGGCCCGCGCCCGTCGAGATCACCGGGGACGAGTCCGGCCTCCTCTAGCGCCCGGTCTCACCGCGGCTCGTGGATGCCCGCCACGCGGGTGGGTGCGTCGTCGCGCACCGGAGCGAGGAACACCGCGAACAGCGCCGGGCGTCGGCGCTGCAGCTCGAGCCGCCCGCCGTCGGCCTCCACCAGCGCCCGGGCCAGGGCCAGTCCCACGCCCGTCGACCCGGCCCCGGAGAAGCCGCGGTCGAAGATGTGCGGCGCCAGTTCGTCGCTTACACCCTCCCCCTCGTCGGACACCTCCACGCAGACGCGGGAGTCGCGCGCCTCGGCGGACCCGCTGCGCCCGGCGGGGCCGGGGACCAGCCGCACCGACACCGTGCACGTGCCCGCGCCGTGCTGCAGGGAGTTGTCGATCAGCACCGACACCGCCTCCCGCAGCCGGGACCCGGTCGCCGACGACGTCAGCCGCGGCTCGCCGCGCAGGCGCAGGATCCGGCCCGCGTCCTTGTAGGGGCCCTGCCAGTCGGCGACGACACTCGCGAGCTCCCCCACCACCGACACCGGTTCGCGGGTGGCCGCGTCGCTGTCGCGGGACGACCGGACGAGGTCGTCGACCGCGAGCGTGAGCCGGTCCACCTGCGCCATCGCTTCCTCGGCCTCGTGCACGACGTCCGGATCGGGATGTCCGGACAGCTCGTCGAGCCGCAGCCGCACCGCGGTGAGGCGGCTGCGCAGCTGGTGCGAGACGTCGCCGACGAGAGCGTGCTCGCGTTGCAGCCGCCCGGATATCTCGACGGTCGCCGAGTCGAGAACGTCGGACACCCGGTCCAGTTCGGGGATGCCGTGCCGCCGGGAGTCGGGCCGGAAGTCGCCCTCGGCGAGCCGCGCGGCCCGCTCGGCGACGTCGCGCAGCGGGTCCGCGAGCCGACGCGCGGTGACCACCGCGACGCC is part of the Rhodococcus sp. SGAir0479 genome and encodes:
- a CDS encoding sensor histidine kinase, whose protein sequence is MRRRILQSILAVVIFTGLLLGVPLIYTAWLWVEDFTRSDLQGRLDRMAAEIIVQEGSSGVVEDGLDTTSLRLVVPEGGKLVVVYPTPEEGAARLDIGATSVPSPIVESLSMGTSGSLRLEVPSDRMRTLQRQAVGAVTLLVVASMGAGAGVAVVTARRLADPLRDVAERAARLAEGDFRPDSRRHGIPELDRVSDVLDSATVEISGRLQREHALVGDVSHQLRSRLTAVRLRLDELSGHPDPDVVHEAEEAMAQVDRLTLAVDDLVRSSRDSDAATREPVSVVGELASVVADWQGPYKDAGRILRLRGEPRLTSSATGSRLREAVSVLIDNSLQHGAGTCTVSVRLVPGPAGRSGSAEARDSRVCVEVSDEGEGVSDELAPHIFDRGFSGAGSTGVGLALARALVEADGGRLELQRRRPALFAVFLAPVRDDAPTRVAGIHEPR
- a CDS encoding GtrA family protein, with product MSFVDAAMSRVPQPFRAVVLRHHELIKFAIVGGTTMVVDLAFFYTLSLTVLEQKPVVAKIFSGVVATILSYILNREWSFKHRGGRERHHEALLFFTISGIGVVIAAAPLWIANNVFDIRSSVSFTTLMIVDFVLNYIIGNLLQMVFRFWSFRRWVFPEETPRHEVIDRPAPVEITGDESGLL